A window of the Odocoileus virginianus isolate 20LAN1187 ecotype Illinois chromosome 20, Ovbor_1.2, whole genome shotgun sequence genome harbors these coding sequences:
- the LOC110135457 gene encoding myeloid cell surface antigen CD33-like, translating into MQRSVSVQEGLCVRVPCSFSYATDVLSASSPVHGFWFREGAKVDSNAPVATNKLDREVQEETQGRFHLLGDPRNNKCSLEIRDARKSDSGSYFFRVEKGNIKWSYMSEQFVLNVTALTHQPHVLSPGALEPGRPGNLTCSVPWACERAMPPIFS; encoded by the exons ATGCAGCGGTCCGTGTCGGTGCAGGAGGGCCTGTGTGTCCGCGTGCCCTGCTCCTTCTCCTATGCCACGGACGTCCTCAGTGCTTCTAGCCCTGTTCACGGCTTCTGGTTCCGGGAAGGGGCCAAAGTAGACTCGAATGCCCCGGTGGCCACAAACAAATTAGATCGTGAAGTTCAGGAGGAGACCCAGGGCCGATTCCACCTCCTTGGGGACCCTAGGAACAACAAGTGCTCCCTGGAGATCAGAGACGCCAGGAAGAGCGACAGCGGTTCCTACTTTTTTCGTGTGGAAAAAGGAAATATCAAATGGAGTTATATGTCTGAACAGTTCGTCTTGAATGTGACAG CCCTCACCCACCAGCCCCATGTCCTCAGCCCGGGGGCCCTGGAGCCCGGCCGCCCCGGGAACCTGACCTGCTCCGTGCCCTGGGCCTGCGAGCGGGCCATGCCCCCCATCTTCTCCTGA